One window of the Gavia stellata isolate bGavSte3 chromosome 9, bGavSte3.hap2, whole genome shotgun sequence genome contains the following:
- the HHEX gene encoding hematopoietically-expressed homeobox protein HHEX: MQYQPPGAAPAAALGVGVPLYAPTPLLQPAHPTPFYIEDILGRGPAAAPAPHSLPAPPPPTLPSPNSSFTSLVSPYRTPIYEPTPIHPAFSHHLAATYGTGAYAGPLYSFPRAVGDYAHALIRQDPLGKPLLWSPFIQRPLHKRKGGQVRFSNDQTIELEKKFETQKYLSPPERKRLAKMLQLSERQVKTWFQNRRAKWRRLKQENPQATKKEEVEGADSHSDQRPETCPTPEQKGKEVSLDGSQYTPSPASQEDLESDVSDDSDQEVDIEGDKGYYNPIH; this comes from the exons ATGCAGTACCAGCCGCCgggcgcggcgccggcggcggcCCTGGGCGTCGGCGTCCCGCTGTACGCGCCCACGCCGCTGCTCCAGCCCGCGCACCCCACGCCCTTCTACATCGAGGACATCCtgggccgcggccccgccgccgccccggccccccactccctgcccgccccgccgccgccgacGCTGCCGTCGCCGAACTCCTCCTTCACCAGCCTGGTGTCCCCGTACCGGACCCCCATCTACGAGCCGACCCCCATCCACCCGGCCTTCTCCCACCACCTCGCCGCCACCTACGGCACCGGCGCCTACGCCGGGCCCCTCTACTCCTTCCCCCGCGCCGTCGGCGACTACGCGCACGCCCTGATCCGGCAGGACCCCCTGG GGAAGCCGCTGCTGTGGAGCCCCTTCATCCAGCGGCCGCTGCACAAGAGAAAAGGGGGGCAGGTCCGCTTCTCCAACGACCAGACCATCGAGCTGGAGAAGAAGTTCGAGACGCAGAAGTACCTCTCCCCGCCGGAGAGGAAGCGCCTGGCCAAGATGCTGCAGCTCAGCGAGAGGCAG GTCAAAACGTGGTTTCAGAATCGCAGAGCCAAATGGAGGCGTCTAAAGCAG GAGAACCCCCAGGCAACCAAAAAAGAAGAAGTGGAAGGTGCTGACAGTCACAGTGACCAAAGGCCGGAGACCTGCCCGACCCCCGAGCAGAAGGGTAAGGAGGTTTCCCTGGACGGCTCGCAGTACACCCCCTCGCCAGCCTCACAGGAGGACCTGGAGTCAGACGTCTCCGACGACTCTGATCAAGAAGTGGACATTGAAGGCGATAAAGGCTATTACAATCCTATCCACTAA